caggcccttgggggcagtgaggagctacctgaggactgggaaactacagctaaggtggtgagagaaactggcaagaatgtgttgggtgttttgtctggtcagaggaaagaagacaaggaaagttggtggtggaatgaagaagtccaggagagtattgaGAAGAAGatggcagctaagaaaaagtgggataaccagagagatgaaggaagtaggcaggagcactgtgaggctagtcgcatagtgaaaagaatggtggcaaaggcaaaggctcaggcctatgatgagctgtatgagaggctggacagtaaagaaggagtaaaggacttgtatcgtttggctaaacagagagatagagctggaaaggatgtacagcaggttaggctgataaaggatagagagggaaatgtactagtgagtgaacagagagtgttgagtagatggaaggagtactttgaagaactaatgaatgaggaaaacaaaagagagaggaggacaacagggggagtgatagtggatcaggaagtgcagagaattagtaaggtggaagtgagggcagctttaaaaaggatgaagaatggaaaggcagttggtccagatgacatacctgtggaggtatggagatgtttaggagagaaggcagtggactttttaaccaggttgtttaacaaaatcctggagagtgagaggatgcctgatgagtggagaagcagcgtaCTGGtgcccatttttaagaacaagggtgatgtgcagagctgcagtaactacagaggtataaagttgatgagccacaccatgaaggtatgggaaagagttgttgaagcaaggctaagacgagaggttcagatcagtgagcagcagtttggtttcaggcccagaaagagtaccactgatgcaatttttgcgttgagagtgttggtagagaaatacagagaaggtcagaaggagctacattgtgtctttgtggctctagagaaggcatatgatagggtgccaagagaggaactgtggtactgtatgagcaagtcaggtgtagctgaaaagtatgttagggtggtgcaggacatgtatgaggatagtgagacagtggtgaggtgtgcagttggagtgacaaatggtttcaaggtgaaggtagggttatatcaaggatcagctttgagccccttcttgtttgcaatggtgatggacaagttgacagatgaggtcaggcaggaggctccatggaccatgatgtttgcagatgatattgtaatctgtggtgagagtagagagcaggtggaagagaatctggagaagtggaggtttgcactggagaggagaggaatgaaggtcagtagagataagacggaatacatgtgtgtgaatgaaagggaggcaggtggaaaggtgaagagtagaggtcgtaaaggtggatgacttcaaatatcttgggtcaaccatccagagcaatggacagtgtagaaaagaggtgaagaagagggtgcaggcaggatggagtgggtggagatgtgtgtcagggctgatgtgtgacagaaggatagcagcaagagtgaaagggaaggtctacaagacagcagtgcgtcctgctatgatgtatggtttggagactgtggctctgtctaaaagacaggaggctgagctggaggtggcggagatgaagatgctgagattttcgttgggagtgacaagggtggacaagattagaaatgagcagatcagagggacagtgaaggtggagcagtttggagataaagccagagaggacaggttgagatggtttggacatgtgttgaggaggaatagtggatatattggtcaaagaatgttggagatggagctgctgggcagaaggagaagatggagaagaaggagaagaccCCTAAAgcgagcagccgaaagaagaagaagatcttttcatttatttattcatttatttagacattaatggctgtgtgttcagttcttttcagaggacagtaaatctgtactgctgtacaagctatacactgactactttgttatatccaagattaatttctatagtgttgttccttgaaaagttctaataaaatatctgcagaaatgtgaggggtatactcacttttgtgagatactgtagatatatttcaaaattttcAGTCATCACGTATAGCCAACTAAATATAAACTAAATCATATacatccatttttattattagatGAAAACATTCTGATCTCCCCAGTAAGTCATCATGGAAAGGATCACttagattttattttgtattatagTTGCGCACTGCTCAACTATACTGTTATCCGATTTATCTTCTTcgtctttttattattttatttatttttctgccatttctttGCTGCGTAACTAGTCCCGCAGTTTTCAAGATATCGACGCCGTTCCAACTCCAGATTGTCTGGCTTGAGATGCgtgcttgtatacagctttttgattggaTGCATGGATTCCGAATAGCAGCCAAAAATCGCTGCACAACTATCCTgcgtttccttcaggaaaggcacatttctagttattattattttatttaggtcAAAATATGTAGCGAAAAAGTGTTCatattttttccccagtatgAACTTTTACTATATATCTACACTTATTTTATTATACCAAACCCATGATATTACATCATGGGCAGAATCTGGAATAACTTGCCAATTATGCAGGATTTTAGCTAGATTCTGTAGAAGATAGatctctccaggaccagagctggGAAATATTCAAATTGTGGCAGCTCGAAAAAGTAAggcctttaaaaatatatatataaatatatatatatatatttttttttctactagGTTTCAGACAACAAAGCCAACAATGGAGATGAACCCAGGCAAGTTGAAGGCAACACTGTGCAAGACTTCATCCAGGATTTGTGGCATCTACACAGCAAAGAGTAAAACAAGCAGGGCGGAGAAGCTTCTCCTGGTCATCTCCTGCCTGCTCACCAGTCTCATTTTAACCGTCCTTCTCTTTCTCGCCCTCCTCTTTCCCTTCAAATGTGGCTTTGGGGTTTCCATTGCTACCACTGGTGCATTTTGGCTCTGCATCACAATAGCCATGTGCTTCTCTCAGAGAGTCCGCTGTTTTTGGACTCTCTTTCTTATGTCCATCGGTTTGAAGCAAGGTAGGAACCTGCTCATCACGGCCGGCACAACTATAGTGATCTTCTTGAACATTCGAAACATACTGAAGAACCTCAGAGGACTTGCTAAAGGTCTGCTCTGCACTGTTGAGGAGAAATTAGTTGCCATTAATCTACCACCCCTCCAAAATTACATACAAATGCTGACATGGGTGGCTCTTCAACTCAAAAAAGGCCTACCAGAACATGTGACACTTGGGAATTACTATACAAATTACAGTTTTATTCCAACTGTACACTCACAGAACTTCACAAACAAATTGGCAGAAGCAGACAGAGCTCTGAATGAGACCGCAGAGAGCATGCTGGCTGTGATTGACACAGTGTCCTCCGTGGGAAAGACGGTGTCTCCACTTTTGGGTGTGGTGGTTTTGGTCATCCTCACAGCGCTATACCTGTGGAGGTTTCGCTCTGACCCAAAGCAAAACATCTTCATCACCAGAAACTTCATAAAGTATGATGAAAATCAGCGTCTGCAGGGAAAGCCCTCAGTTCTCCCCCTCAGCAAGAAGGAGGCAAAACGTTACGTCATGGTTCCGTCTGCTGGTTTTACCAAAAAGGAAGCAAAGGCCATGCTTAAGTTCAGCCTCCCTATCATAACTCACAGCCTGGGCTGGCTCTTTTTCGTTGGAATGGATGCTCTGTTGTACTGGACTATCATCACTCTGAAGAAGCGGTTGGAGGAGCTGGAGCCACTTCATGTTCCTGTGGCTTTAGAAATGGAGGTAAAATCTGAACACTGTTGGGATCTCCATTAAGTCTATTATCTACAGAtatttaaaataactaaaaactaTCTAGTGAAATGTAGTTGATTTTCAacaggttaagattaggtttagaaCTGCGGTTAAAGTTTGATTTCAGGCTGAGGCTGAACCTTTTTTTGGCATTTCCCCCCAATTTTCTCTCCAGTTTGGTCctgtccaattccacccaccAGTTAGGACTTCCCCAGCCACATGATACCgccatcttttcaaactgccgctaacgcaatttcattgtacagctaaacacgcttggaggagaatgctaactgccagttctgttatgtcagtGCCTGCACTGGGTAGCATCAAACTAAGTAATCTACATCTAGCTGTAGTATCACTTGAGATCGAATTCACAATCTCCAGTGTTAAGACAACTGCACCACGCAGGAGTCCATAAGCTGCTTTTTAAAGTGGTCTGGTTTTGAGGTCCCTCAGTTGAACAAAGCATTTTTTCAGGCCCTAATCTTCAGTTTCTAGCGCTGATAAATTCAGAAATGACTAAGCAGTTCCACAGCAATACTCAGTACATAGGTAGCTTTTTGACCTGTTTTTCTTCTACTAAAAAGGATACTTTTTGATTATGTGCATTATTTTATTCCAGTTATCAATAACCTTCCTTGAACAGGGTGAGGGTTAGTTTTAGGTTATGGAAGTTTAAGGTTAAGATTATAGGAAATTAAGGTGAATTCATATGTGGCCATAGTATGAGAAGAAATTATATGACAATAAGAGATAACGGGGCAGGAGTAAGATGGGGTGGGAAAGGAGGAGCCACTTTAGGCCAAATAATGTGTTATTGGATGCTCACAAATTTACAAACTCTCACTTGGTCTGAAAACCAGCCACTGAAGTCTCCTACACATTAAAAGGGCAGACAGTGAGTAAAAATGTTAGTAATATAAACTGGCTAATTGATTAAAATCAGTTGGTATCTATCTAGCTTGGTGTGGAAGAGTGCTGCTACACACTGTTCAGCATTGTGGCCTTTTTCTCTCGTGTTCTCTCCACTCCTTGCATCCCTCGCTGGGACAGAAAGGAGCTTTTTTTGTAGGTGCTGTCAtcgaggaggaaaaaaaagtgaagaacTTTTCCTATGACGTGCCTGTTTTTGAAAAGAAGTGCCTACCACAACCGGAACTGTGGTTATACGAATCTCTGACACCTCTGTCAGCCATCCTTGGCTCGCTGTTTCTTCTGGTCATGGTGTCCTCAAAGATGGACCAGATGAGGCTCCTGGTGTCTGAGCAGTTCTTCTCAGATCATGCTGAAGAGAGGATCACTACACTTCACAAAAAGATCCTGAACAAAAGATCCAAGTGGAAGGTTCCGACTGCAAAACAAACCCTGAAGTCTTTTGCCACACAGgttggttttctttctttttgtgttttttacctGAGCAAAATATGGTGGTGTTTCACAGAAGTgggttctttttttaaatgccagatttatgtttatttgcttcaAATAAATATGtgttaatgcattttttaaatgaatgaataatacaaccccatttccaaaaagttgggacgctgtgcaaaatgtcaaaaataggatgaaatgatctgcaaatcatgtaaactatattttaaaggaaaacaatacaaagacaacatatcaaacattgaaactgagaaatttaattgttttttgaaaaaatatctgcccatttcgaatttgataccaacaacatgttccaaaaaagttgggacggggggcctgtttaccactgtgtttcatcacctcttcttttaacaacactctgtaagtgtatgggaactgaggagacactgctgtagttctgaaagtgaaatgtttttctgttcttgtttgatatagaatttcagctgctcaacagttcaggggttcatttatcatatttttcatttcataatgcaccaaatgttttcagtggtgacaggtctggactgcaggcaggtcagtttagcacatGGACTCTTTaatacgaagccatgctgttttaatacatgcagaatgtaatttggcattgtcttgctgaaataatcaaggccttccctgaaaaagacgtcgtctggatgtcCCACTTCTCCTCAGTCCATTGTAAATGAACTtgcacacagagatttctccagattctctgaatcttttaatgttattatctACTATAGATTAGGAAAATATGCTATTTTACGTTGagaaactttattcttgaatttttgcactatttgatggtctttcacagagtggtgaacctctccacatttttacttctgaaagactccacctctcttttatactcaatcatgttactgggctgttgccaatcaaccaccaggtgtttacACAACATTACCAGCGTCttgttgcccccgtcccaacttttttggaatgtgttgttggcatcaaattcaaaatgggcaaatatttttcaaaaaacaatgaaatttctagttttgacatttgatttgttgtccttgcaccattttcaattaaatataggctttaaatattttgtccatccttggctgtgtttacatgcaaagatttttgccaatccgattgaatacagtcagattacagattcagactgaggtgttgctcactctgctcaacaatctgatgaaaatcttcatttacatgctcgctacaagtaatccgatgcagaatgacgcgcatgcttggagcagcgctgagagtaaaCGCTACCATGGCAGCGatcatcacgtgaggtccagtcggcgtgagatgagtttccagttgaccgcttgtgtttttaaaggctttaaactgatgtcaggctcagaaaaacgtccttcacatgcacttataaaggaagacgtcgtgctctgagacacacaagctggacgtccacctcaccgccgtcttttaaagctcagagtataaacctcgtccCCTCTGCAGGCCAGCTTCtcctccgccatgttgaacagtTTAAACCTTTTGCTATGACGCGCATGCGCAGGACGTTCTTACACCTTGCGATTgaagtgtaatcggattcaggcgttttacacggatattattcttctatttaatcgattatttagaggtttacccacctcgttcaatcgatagaaattgtattccgattggcctcaatcagattagtctgttccgattgaggtgtttacattaTATTCCGCGTCTTGTTGTCTTGTTGAATATacattctattccgattgagttattagttggattattaacggattatcaggctgcatgtaaacgtggctattgtattttattcttatttacattttgcacagcatcccaacttttttggaaatggggttaggGTTATTAATAACACTTAATTTTAGTTACAGGTGCCTGAGGTGCTTTAcacagaaatgtaaataaaacactgaaaacaagtgAGAACACGTTACTTGGACCCTGCTGCGTAACACTGATACAACCCTGCCATAAACATGTCTTAGCAGGAATTATATTTTGTTCTGAGTTGTCGGATTTTGCATACAAATACAGGAACGTTTTGTTACCTTTACTTCTAAGTGGCCAgtgttttttaactgtttttctaTCATAATGAGTTATTTTCATTGGTTTTCTTGAtcaatgggcctcatttaccaaccattcttaagaagacaTTTCATAAGAAGAAATGTACACAGTGAAGGAATGTCACAATCAGAACAACAGAAGTAAAAAGGGTTGTCTGTGGTTACAAAACTCTTATggacttacacagttttcataATGACCCTGACGGCAAAAATGTCTTGTGATCTTGAGAAAACAATATTAGTTGCATCGtgataaagacagaaataagAGTTAAAAAACAGCTTGCGATTCCATGGCCATGTTGTTGGTTTATTACTCTTACTTACATCATTATCATGACAAAACATGACCGTAGGTGTTTATCATGACAGAGGCCCTAATATTTGATGTCATCAGCTTATGTCTTATGCTATTTTTTACTGTGCACTATAGTTAACCATCATGACCCCAAACATAATGACATGTCATGTTACTGGTAACGGCAATAAAACATTGTTATATTACAGAGACTGTATAACAGAAACTTCCTATTTTTAGTCCTAAATTAAGACATAAGGTCAAGTTGAGActtttcacaaattcatattacagaagcaattCTTATCCTAACTTAGAAATGATCTTACCTTACAAaggcaacagtacaaaaactTCTTATCTGGCACTTCTGTCCTGTAACGGAGTTTGAAATCAGGGGACGAGGCTACAGGTTCACAGCtttagaaacaaagaaatataCGGATTACTTAAACCCAGAATGAAAATATTCAATGTGCTCCATAAGTCTATATTATGAGGAAAAACTAAGACAGACACATTAATGGGGTGAAATTATTGTTGTGCTTCACTCTTAGTCTTTTTTTCTTAGTCTTAGTTAATGGCAAAGACGATCGTCCACTGgctttttgctcagcattttccaGGCAGCCCACTGGCAGTTAAGCAGATAATTAGACACATTTCCACTTATCAtcgctcattttccactcacagcccaatttactgatttttccttccttcctttctttagttatactttgtacATTATTTTAGTAAATAATTGTAATCTAGCTCAGTGTCAGCTACAACTTTTCTATCATTTTATATCAGGACTAGCCattattttttctctcagttgtttgtaatatttgtcttactttattttctaaaataaaagtctctgtgcattAAAAGTCTGCTTGAGGAGATTAAAACTAGTTTAAGTTTGCTTGCAGCACAGTAATCTGGGTGCCCGAGGGTGGACCAACAATGGCAAATAGTCAGCAGGGTGCCATccttatcaagccagcggaCCAATATATGCTAGCTATCTGTGATACTGCATTAAAAGCACAGTGGAAAACTTCATCAGAGGACGTTCACAGCTTTCCAGTAGCTGTGGGGTCTATCTGACCTGGTTTCTGGGTTAGAGAATCAGCTCAAACAACGTAGTCCACACACAATGAACCACAGTTTGCAAGAAAccagttcacacacacataaaaacagcaacaacccgtaaggcccaatcccatttcttctccTTACCCCTACCcattgtttttgagtgtcatccTAAACCCTTGGAACTGGGTTAAAAGGGGTAGTGGCTGAAATCTTGCCTTATGAAATGGGACAagtttaatggaaaaaaaaatcacttcattaacagctactagcgctgctctgtaggcgacccggcccgtcTGCAGTTAACctacagcagaggagggtaaagttcagctcctcactgctgggctttagttacatttagggcatcttATGCCTTCAAAGGCGGTTGGGGGGGcaaatatttattattgccctCCCCTGATTCTTCAgttatatgaagctgaagtcagatgttcgccagcttcttcttcaaatgttcctgttccaccttaaatggtgcagcagttacattctggcacttcaggtgtAAGAACTGCCagacaatttaaggtggaacgggaaagttagctagctagctcccaagacattagcatgctattagcgatttttgtgcgttatgaagaaaacgaccataatacattgaaatgtcatcaaactaagataaaacagtggtcaCTGTCATTTTTACTGGAGAAAAATCTCACATTGGTGGGTTTCTCTGGTCGCGCGCTCAGCCATcctgccggtttttcttttttttcccatatcactctgtttggagtgagtctctggaaagcctccgtttggagggccatgtagccttaACACCTCCCCCTGCCCCTCCATCTCAGctaaaattgggacaccctaccccagacgtgaacgcgcaaaacggAGGGCTGAGGTCTCAgcggtaggggcgaggggtgaaatgggaccgGGCCTTAGTTGACGCTGGTTCCGTCACGCTCCGTGCTCAAAACGACTATAGCTCACGTAAATATATATCACGTATATAAGTATATCTCCTCAGGAAGATATATCACCCACAGTCTTCCTCCAAACCTCTAATCCAAAAGAAAAGCGTTGTAAAAACGCTCCAGCTCCGCTAAACCCACCTTTTTTTAGCTTCCATCTCTCGTTTTTTCCCGCGGTTTTCCTCTTCCTCCAATCCCGTCCCATCTTGTCTCTAGTCCCGCCCCCTAACCTATCCAAACTGGGGAAATATGTGATTGACATTCCGACTACCCAATCAGGTGTTTCAACGAACCTCATTCTAAAGGTCTGTCTCTTATACGCGATTGTACAAGTCTTTCCAACTCACAGTTCTTAAAGTGACAGTACCTAAATAGACAAATGTAAACACTGGAGGACTT
This portion of the Pygocentrus nattereri isolate fPygNat1 chromosome 24, fPygNat1.pri, whole genome shotgun sequence genome encodes:
- the LOC108438093 gene encoding dendritic cell-specific transmembrane protein, which encodes MEMNPGKLKATLCKTSSRICGIYTAKSKTSRAEKLLLVISCLLTSLILTVLLFLALLFPFKCGFGVSIATTGAFWLCITIAMCFSQRVRCFWTLFLMSIGLKQGRNLLITAGTTIVIFLNIRNILKNLRGLAKGLLCTVEEKLVAINLPPLQNYIQMLTWVALQLKKGLPEHVTLGNYYTNYSFIPTVHSQNFTNKLAEADRALNETAESMLAVIDTVSSVGKTVSPLLGVVVLVILTALYLWRFRSDPKQNIFITRNFIKYDENQRLQGKPSVLPLSKKEAKRYVMVPSAGFTKKEAKAMLKFSLPIITHSLGWLFFVGMDALLYWTIITLKKRLEELEPLHVPVALEMEKGAFFVGAVIEEEKKVKNFSYDVPVFEKKCLPQPELWLYESLTPLSAILGSLFLLVMVSSKMDQMRLLVSEQFFSDHAEERITTLHKKILNKRSKWKVPTAKQTLKSFATQLHFWFPIFFRHEQNLERIT